TGCTCAGCGTGTGCGTGTGCAGGGGGCGAGAGGGTCCCTTCATGGTTCAGTAGCTTAATACTGTCTGGAGAAGACTggtagcagaaagaaaataatttggggtTGGAACAGGAGCTGACCTGATTTCAGCCTTGCTACACgtagtttttcttccttaagaaagagaagggggaataaaagaaaaaaaatatttggagtgGCATATCGCTGCTGgtgaggcaggagctgcaggagggcagaTAGGCTCAGTTTATCAGTTGCTTCGCTTGTGCCTGTCTCTCTACTGGGATCTAGGCGTGCATTTTGTGCTGACTAATTATATCTGGAAATGCACAAAAAGCTGACAAAAATACCCAGTGGTCCTGCAGCCGCTGCTGTAGCGGCAGGGAAGGTTGTGCAGCTCCGCGCTGCCTGTCCCTGTATTTATGTAACCTTCACGTGGGAATGAATGAACATACACGGCGCATCCACGCTCggcatttctgctttttatagGTTTACTCATCTGAAATCCCTCTCTGTATTCGCTGCTCGTTGACGTCTGTGCTCTTTTCCAACTCTACCTATTGCTGTGATGACACGTAGGGAGAAAACCCCCTTCGCACCCGGGCGTTTTTCTAAGGAACTCTCTTACAAACCTCCCAAACAATTCGCATGTAATTTGCCAGGAGAATTACTCGAGGAAGCCACTCCTGAAACGTCTTCTTAGATGGCCTTCAGCTGCCTTGCTGGAGCTTCACATACTTGCAGAGCACCAGTTGCAGGCTAGAGgctcagggggaaaaaaaaaaaacaaaaccaactaagagcagcaaggagggaaaaaaaaaaaaaatccccttgcCCATTTTACTGCTTTCCCGAAGTTTTCTCTGTTAATTGTGGTCAAAAGTTTTTGCGCGAAAGCCTCGGCGAGTATTAAGCGCTCTTACATGTTGCAAAGTCATGTGTTTCCTTTTAAGTTGAGATTGCTGAATGCCAACCGCTCGATATAATAAACAGCAAATTTGTGGTATCCTGTTGCAGTTTCGAGCTGGGCTTAggagcggaggggagcggggttTGCAGAGAGCCCTCTGCACGAATGGGTTATCACCGGGAGGCTGTAGCGCTGGGAAAGCCACGGCAGCCACCCTGCCctcactgtgggtttttttcctcctcctctgcaaagTGAAAAGCTCCCCTCTCCGCTCTTCATCGGTGGACTGGATTATAATAatgcagaatatttattttatcgGGGTGCGATCTGTTCCCATTTCTTTGTCTAGCAGGCAAAAAGGAAATAGAGATCTGAGCGCCGCAACCGAGGCTTTGCTGTTTAGGAATGGCAGAGGGTAGGCGCCTGCTGATTTCTAGGGAACACGTACCTCTCCCCTCCGCCTCGCATCCCAGGGACCATTTTCTCCTGAAACTTTTAAGCGTTTGAGAAACCTTTtcgctgggggcggggggaagtccttttgctggggggacacacgcgacttttctgcttctgagagCTGAAGCGATTGCTTGGTGGACACGCTACCGAGATTCAGAAGCTTATTTAAATgctgtaattaattttattttattttcgtcttgtcttttctttatatccccctccccccccaccctctGCCCATAGGAGAATGTTTCCTCCATTTAAAGTGAGATGCACTGGACTGGATAAAAAGGCCAAGTACATTTTATTGATGGATATTGTGGCGGCTGATGATTGTAGGTACAAATTCCATAATTCCCGGTGGATGGTAGCCGGCAAAGCTGACCCTGAAATGCCAAAGAGAATGTACATCCACCCGGACAGCCCGGCCACCGGTGAACAATGGATGTCCAAAGTCGTCACCTTTCACAAACTGAAGCTCACTAACAACATCTCTGACAAGCACGGATTTGTGAGTGCCTTTTACACCTTCCTTtgtctcccccttccctccctcgcTGCCTGTCCGGAGCGGTGGGTCCCGGCGGGGGGGATCCGCCCGGGAGAGCAGCGGCTGCTCGGCCGGAGCcgtgcccgcagccccggctggcAGCTCCCGCGGGCGGGAGAAATGCGGGGAACAGGAGGACTAAATACCCCCTTCCACGAACACGGAGGACATGCATCTGTCCGGTTTATAATactccttgattttttttttttgttgctgaggTCAGGATTAAACCCTCGAGTTTATTCTGTAACCTCTCCGTGCCATTCAGCATTAACTTCAGAGATATATTTCCACTATAGCGCAACTCGATAtttctcagagctgtggtgACTTTATAtatctctctatttttttttaaataaaggcgATCACACTTCTTAAGCGTAGGAAAACgatatacatatgtgtataaaGGGCTTAAAGGCCTAAGTACgcaaacatttaaatatatattaatctGGATAATGTAAAGCAAGCCGGAGTGAAAATAAACAGGGACCAAAATCAGAGGTCAAGTTGCCCATTCATGTCTATCCACTCCTTTACATTTACTGGGTGTGCAGAGATAAAAACTTACCCTAAGAGTGAAATCAAACAAACCTGCTGATAAGTGCTCTGACGATCCTTGCCATTTCTTTCTATTCCTGGGAAAGCCTCCGCCTCGGAGCCGGGGGTTGCTGGTGGTGCCGCGGTCGGGGGATCTCTAATGTGCCGAACATTGCATTTGCTGGCTGTGATTTGATTAGACGATACATTTTTGCCTTTCGCAGAAGGCCTTAAGTGGATTGGGGCAAGCAATTAGACCTAGCCAAGGCTCTCgtggtggtggtgttattgtagctgctgctgctgcttctttacttgattttaattttttttcacgtTGAACTCAAAAGACACTGCGGCCGGAGCCCAAACAGCTTCTCCCCCTCTCCTAGGAGAGGTCTGCTGGGATTTTACCCCCTGCCCTCCGAGAGGTCCGGCGGAGAGCCTAACCCCGGCGAGCTGGAGCTGTCAGTGCTTTTTGTTGGATGCTGcaaggagtgtgtgtgtgtttggagtgtGCTCAGCGGGGAGGAGGagtgaggggaggaaggagagggaaggcaaATTAGGAGGAGAAAGTGCCGATGGCTGGGGGAAGTGCGAGGCGGGGGTGCTGCTCCAGCTGACCGtcttctttccccctctctgccctctctgctgccggccgctgccccccccagACCATTTTAAACTCCATGCACAAGTACCAGCCCCGGTTCCACATCGTCCGAGCAAACGATATTCTCAAGCTTCCCTATAGCACGTTCAGGACGTACGTTTTCCCGGAGACTGAATTCATCGCAGTGACCGCATACCAGAATGATAAGGTAAGGAGATTAAGAAAGGATTTGTTTTACGTGTTTTGGCTTTTAAGAGAGCTTTTAGTCTGCATTGTTCCCTTAAAAATCACGAAGCCCATCCcgctcctctctctccccccccctcgTCTTTGCCCCCAAAACTCCTTGATCCAACTTCGGGAAGGCGCCGGGGGGAGGGGGTCGGGCACTCTCCTAATACCGACCTCGGGGAAGGCAATTAAAAgggaggtgtgtgggggggtgctggttagggttttttttttgctccccGGTATGGGGAAAGGGGTAGGATGGGGTGGGGATCGCCGCTTTCAGTGTGGATTTAATCTAAGAcgcatcagaaaaaaaaaaaaaaaaaaaaaagaatcggCTCCGTGTGTCGAAAGACAGAggggggagagcagcggggctggAGATTTTGTAATTCTTCCTGGCCTTTGTGCTGTTTTTGCTCCTTTAACAGCAATTGGCAATAAGGCTGGAGCGCACGTCTGGttcctattattattatattatgattttttttttcatcctgcagtgttttattattttttgtggtGCAGAAATATGCTCTGATCAGAGAGGGGTATCTCGCTTGAATTTAGCTGGAAGGTCTGAAAGAGCCAGTGTGAGAAAGTTTTGCAGCGCTGCAGACGCTGCGTTTGGATTTCTGCTGGTTTATTGTCGCTTGCGACGAAGGTGGTATATCTGGGAGAGTGGCAAATGGCAAATTTACGATAATTAAGTCAAGTGGAAGGAAGCGAAGGAGCCAAAAAAtgggctttgattttttttctgtctataaTTTATAACTTTGCGTGCGTGTGCGTTGAGCACAGAGGGTCTGGATGTGCAGCGCCCGCTCGCTGCAGCTTCCCCGTGCCTCTCTCTGCCCCCTCACATCCTTCACTATTAAAAATTCAGGGGTGAAGAGAGGAGGTCTGCACCCTTCTGCCCTCGGTTTCCAAAAAGCCACTTCTCCCTCCGGGCTCGGgctattttcctctctttctgcgGCCGGGCGCTTGCAAGGAAACGGAAAGAAAACGTGTGTACAGAGAGTAGACTTTGCTTTGGGACTTATCAGCAGGGCCGTTCGCCCCGGTCTATCAGCTGGGGCCGGCTTGGTTGAAGGACAGAAATGAGCATATTTGTCTGATTGCCATGAAATCGCCTGGAAAGCGGCgtgcgggagcggcggggagcccTCGGCTCCGGCGCTGCGGGAGCCGCCTCGCCGGCAGGTCAGAAGGCACGGCCGGGATCACCTGGATTAAAAGTCCTGCTGGTTTTTAGCAGTGGGctttcctgctctttcctgATCCCGCGTGtgcggcggggggcgagggggggcaAGTCGGAGCCGGGGCGGTCCTGCCCCGCACTCAGCCGCAGGCAGGGGTTTGCTCTTCGGGGTCCTGCTCTCCTCTTAGATTGGAGGGTTGTGGCTCTTCCAGCCCGGTCCAGGACCGGgaccgggagcggggcggcgggcaggcggcatccccgtccccgccgcccgTATCCCGTTACAGCgagggcagcccccggccgggcTTTGAATCCGCCTCCGCGCATCGGGAGCGCAGGCACGGGCAGTTGCggggtgccctgcacccccccatccctccaAACTCGGGAAGAAACAGCCATTTCTAGCGATAACCTGAATCCCGAGGAAACCCCCATTCACCAAGAAACTtacacccccccaaaaaaacctccagcTCGCTCCTGGCACCCCCAGTGCCCCAACACACACTCACACGCGGAGCATAATGCGAttatataaagtattttattatagCAAGGGGGTGGGTATGATTCCTTTGCGGTTTAATTATGGCATTTAAAGAGTTTTAAGCACAGGCATAACTTGCATGGATCGCATTGCACGGCTAAATTAATTCCGATGCGGTGGCAGCAACACGGGGCTCTTTCATTGCCACCACAGCCTGGGTCACCGGCCAGCCCGGCCGGGGGATTGGGTGCGAGCTGCCTCCAAGCTGGCTTGGGAAAACACGGAAATTCACCCCAAAACCAGGGACCTTTGCCCCTGCGCTCTCCTGTTCCTGCCAGGGTCCTGCCGGCATTGGGGGAACTGGGGAGAGGgggtttttgctgttgttttttaatacaaaatctCCTTATTTCTGCCCCAACCCCTTGcctgtttgttgggtttttttgttgttgttgttgttgttgttttttctccatcttaTAGATCACTCAATTAAAAATTGACAACAACCCCTTTGCCAAAGGTTTTCGGGACACTGGGaatggaaggagggaaaaaaggtgaGTCTGGatagattatatatatataggcgCCTTGTTTGGTTTTCGTGTGTAAAGCTCAGAACATGAGCAGAGGTCAAAATCACCTCGCTTTGCCTCCAAACCACACTTCCCCCCGCCAAAATTCATAAGGATCTTGTCATTAATAACGCCAAACTGATTGCATGGGaattctttcctgctttccatGTTCATTTTTTACATCGCAGGGGATGGCTGGCCAAAGGGATGTTGGTGTGTTAAGCAAGTATCACCGGAGAAAGAAGTTTCCCTTAAAATTTTGAGAGGAATATTACACTATAGTTTATATTTGGActgggaaagagggaggagTGAGGGCAGAGCTGATTGCTGGCTCAATCTCCTCTGGCATTTTCCTGGGGACTGTATCAAAAAGACTAAAGTGTGGAGGAGAAACATATAAATAAACTGTTTTGACAGAGGTGTCTCGTGAATATGGAAGTAATTAATgatagaagatttttttttttttcccaaaagcagCAGGATACAGTTTGTGCCCCAggtagacagacagacagaactTGTTTTAATGGGActcaagatttttatttttaatattggaaaaaatagagaaatgggtgatttttttcctttgatggGGAatatgtctttgttttgttttgttacagcAGACAGGATATTTTAGCCATTTGCACTCAGGTTTAGATAATGAATAAATCTGtctgttcctctttttttaacaaaaaaaaaaaaaggggggaggggggatgtCATGTAAAACAAGAGGCCTTTCTCCCTGTTCAGCACTGAgcccagcacacacacacacacgccagCTCCTCTTGTCCGTCAGTGTGAAAATAAAGCCAACGCTGGAGCCACAGGACGGAAATGATTTCTAATTTCTCTCTAAATATAAATAGATTTTTACTCCGGGTTAATTGTTGGTGAAAAGATTACATAAAGTGCCTAACAAAATAACCACTTCCTAGCAATCTTAGCAACCATTAAGATGGCTCATATCTCTGGAACATCCTCGCCTTTTAAAAGCTAATCTCCAGGGAatgcttccctctcccctccgcCCCTTGTCTTTAATATCTGCCCTTGCTGAGGAGCTGCTCACCGCTTCCAAGAAATCTCCTCTCATTAGCAGCCAAGTCCTGCCTGCGAGAAACGCgttctcccccccccgccccgcgagGGGACCTTGGCCCTTAATTCCCCTGCCCCAAATAGGAACTCAAGAAGGGGCTGGCGAAGGGATGGGGGATccgggggtgggggtcccgggggggtgccggggtccGCTCGCCCAGCGGGTGCGTGTGCCCGCAGGAAGCAGCTGACCCTGCAGTCCATGCGGGTGTACGACGAGaggcagaagaaggaaaaccCCACCTCAGACGAGTCGTCCAACGAGCAGACGGCCTTCAAGTGCTTCGCCCAGTCCTCCTGCCCCGCTGTGCCCGCCGTCGGCACCTCCAGCCTCAAAGGTGAGAGCtgcggcccccagcccccccccggccccccagggGTGCCTGCTCTGCGGGGGGATGGATCCCAGCCCGAACCGCTGCCCTCTGGCAGCAgactttcttccttcctttatctttccttctttttgctgttttctctctctgctctcttctctcctctctctttcctctcacttctttctcttctttatctcttttctcttcctctcccttgctGTCCTTCGtgttctttttatctttttctttccttctttccttctttccttctttccttctttccttctttccttctttccttctttccttctttccttctttccttctttccttctttccttctttccttctttcctttctctcactcttattgcttcctttcttttcctttctttttctttccctctccccttctttttctctctctttctccttctctgcccTTCTCACTGTTCCCCTCgtactttctttccttctccctctcccccaggcctccctctcctcccactgcATGTTCATTCCTCCCCTCCTTGGTTCAGAAAGGAGCCAGCTCCGAGTCAAGGGAGCAAAGACAGACCACGGGGCAAAAGTTCAAAACTGGAGTCACTCCATTAATATTCCTCTCTGAATCTGTTATTAGAGGAAGGATCTTTCCCCTGGATACAGTCCCGAACTTTGTTATAGAAAAGTCACCCTCGATTTCTCTCCGTGAGGGGTTGGGAGCTGTCTGCAGCTCTCTCACATGTATTAATCCATCCaggggcggggggtgcagggggaggaggaaacaacctcttttttgttgttgctttacTCGTTTGTTTAAAGTCCTGCCGAGctgaggggaggggagctgggaggggacccgaAAAGCAAACCAGAGCTTCGCACCTGGGGCGCTGAAATTAGGAGATGAAGTGCAGAGGAATCCAGCGAAGCCGTGCATGCGTTtggggagtggggaggaggagggggaggaggggggtcCAGGGGGTGATGGAggcgtgtgtatgtgtgtgcgtgcgtgtgcgcTGTGTGCGTGTTTTCAAAGTTTGCCCATTGAAAGGGCTGAAAACTTTGGAAAAGTTCTGAGGAGCCACATCCCCAAGGCCCTCCAACCCCGCCGGCAGGACGCTGCTGTCCCTGCCGCCCCGCTGCCTCTGCCgcggccggggggggtccccgggggctcgccgccgccccgggcagccccggcggagcggagccgctggccccgggcccgcccggcTGCGGTTCGCTCCTCCGGGCCGCCGCTCGGTTTCGCAGCCGGTTTCGCTGCGCTGTGTAAAACTCGGGTTGGCTTGAATGGGGCGGGCGGTGGGAGCCCGGGGGGTGTATGTATTTGTatagtaataaaaaaggaagtatttacatttaaatcTCTGGCCGACCGGGAAGCCTCTCagtcccctctcccagcccgACGGGGGTTTAGGGACGTGCAGGGCCGGATCCCAGCCCCGGGCTCCCTTTGTCTTGCAGATCTCTGCCCCAGCGAGGGAGACAGCGATGCAGACAGCAAAGACGACCCCTTGCTAGAAGCTAACGAGTCGGGCAAAATCAGCACGACCACCGCCACCACCCCAGCGCCGGCCAGCTCCGCCGCGGCCGTGGGAGACGACCCCCGGGAGAAGGGCGGCAGCCCCTCCAAAAGCCACTTCTTTCCCGGTGACTCGGCGGGGAGCCGGAGCCGAGAGAGGACGGAGAAAGCCCCTCCGgactcccggcacagcccggcTACTATCTCTTCCAGCACCCGGGGGGGAAGCCTGAGTGGCGAGGAACTGAAAAGCCCCCTCAGGGATGGCCCCAAAGTAGATGAGAACCGGCTGCTGGGTAAAGAGCCCTTCACCCCCCTCACGGTCCAGACCGACAGCACGGCCCACCTGAGCCAGGGACACTTGCAAAACCTcggcttcccccctgccctggccgGCCAGCAGTTCTTCAACCCCCTGGGGAACGGGCAcccgctgctgctgcacccCGGGCAGTTCGCCATGGGGGGGGCCTTCTCCGGCATGGCCGCGGGTATGGGTCCGCTGCTCGCCACAGTCTCCGGGTCATCCGCCGGTGTCTCGGGACTAGACAACACGGTCATGGCCACGGCGGCGGCCCAGGGACTCTCAGGAGCATCGGCGGCTGCTTTGCCTTTCCATCTGCAGCAGCACGTCCTGGCTTCTCAGGTACCGCATcccgccccggctgcccctCTGGAGCAGGGGGGCTCCGTCccgggggaagcgggggggggggggggggggcagcggggcaccCCTTTAGCCTCCCTGCTGcgggtccccgtcccccccccggcccgctcTCTCTGGAGGGGCAGGCACCGCGTTTGGGGGAAAGTCGGAGGTGGGAAACCCCcagggcgggcgcgggggggtggCCCAACTTGAACTCCCGGAGCTCTTCCACCCGCCCCGCTCCTGTGCTCCCTGGGACACTGTGCCGCGGCCAGGCCTCtgcccgccccccggcccgggggctTGGCGGCTCCCCCGGGGCGGTCCCAGCGCGCGGCTCCGCGGTGCGGGCCGCCgtcgggggggcggggggggggtggccggggctGCACTGCGGGGTGTGGCGGCTGTACCTGTGGGGACAGAGCGTTTGCCCCAGCGAAAGAAAATCTCCCCGCGGAGGAGGAGAGTGGGGGAGAGACACCACGGCCCTTATCTCATCTCGTCCCCGTTGGATCACGACCGTGCAAGGCAGAGCCTTGGCAAGTTCTGCCTCGGGGCGTCCGG
This sequence is a window from Pelecanus crispus isolate bPelCri1 chromosome 11, bPelCri1.pri, whole genome shotgun sequence. Protein-coding genes within it:
- the TBX3 gene encoding T-box transcription factor TBX3 isoform X2; this encodes MNIPMRDPVIPGTSMAYHPFLPHRAPDFAMSAVLGHQPPFFPALALPPNGAAALSLPGALAKPIMDQLVGAAETGIPFSSLGHQAAAHLRPLKTLEPEEEVEDDPKVHLEAKELWEQFHKRGTEMVITKSGRRMFPPFKVRCTGLDKKAKYILLMDIVAADDCRYKFHNSRWMVAGKADPEMPKRMYIHPDSPATGEQWMSKVVTFHKLKLTNNISDKHGFTILNSMHKYQPRFHIVRANDILKLPYSTFRTYVFPETEFIAVTAYQNDKITQLKIDNNPFAKGFRDTGNGRREKRKQLTLQSMRVYDERQKKENPTSDESSNEQTAFKCFAQSSCPAVPAVGTSSLKDLCPSEGDSDADSKDDPLLEANESGKISTTTATTPAPASSAAAVGDDPREKGGSPSKSHFFPGDSAGSRSRERTEKAPPDSRHSPATISSSTRGGSLSGEELKSPLRDGPKVDENRLLGKEPFTPLTVQTDSTAHLSQGHLQNLGFPPALAGQQFFNPLGNGHPLLLHPGQFAMGGAFSGMAAGMGPLLATVSGSSAGVSGLDNTVMATAAAQGLSGASAAALPFHLQQHVLASQGLAMSPFGSLFPYPYTYMAAAAAASSAASSSVHRHPFLNAVRPRLRYSPYPLPVPLPDGSSLLTTALPGLAAGSGEGKAGGLTTSPGSVPLDSASDLTSRSSTLSSGSVSLSPKLGADKEAATSELQNIQRLVSGLDPKQDRSRSGSP
- the TBX3 gene encoding T-box transcription factor TBX3 isoform X1; its protein translation is MNIPMRDPVIPGTSMAYHPFLPHRAPDFAMSAVLGHQPPFFPALALPPNGAAALSLPGALAKPIMDQLVGAAETGIPFSSLGHQAAAHLRPLKTLEPEEEVEDDPKVHLEAKELWEQFHKRGTEMVITKSGRRMFPPFKVRCTGLDKKAKYILLMDIVAADDCRYKFHNSRWMVAGKADPEMPKRMYIHPDSPATGEQWMSKVVTFHKLKLTNNISDKHGFVSAFYTFLCQTILNSMHKYQPRFHIVRANDILKLPYSTFRTYVFPETEFIAVTAYQNDKITQLKIDNNPFAKGFRDTGNGRREKRKQLTLQSMRVYDERQKKENPTSDESSNEQTAFKCFAQSSCPAVPAVGTSSLKDLCPSEGDSDADSKDDPLLEANESGKISTTTATTPAPASSAAAVGDDPREKGGSPSKSHFFPGDSAGSRSRERTEKAPPDSRHSPATISSSTRGGSLSGEELKSPLRDGPKVDENRLLGKEPFTPLTVQTDSTAHLSQGHLQNLGFPPALAGQQFFNPLGNGHPLLLHPGQFAMGGAFSGMAAGMGPLLATVSGSSAGVSGLDNTVMATAAAQGLSGASAAALPFHLQQHVLASQGLAMSPFGSLFPYPYTYMAAAAAASSAASSSVHRHPFLNAVRPRLRYSPYPLPVPLPDGSSLLTTALPGLAAGSGEGKAGGLTTSPGSVPLDSASDLTSRSSTLSSGSVSLSPKLGADKEAATSELQNIQRLVSGLDPKQDRSRSGSP